In the Pristiophorus japonicus isolate sPriJap1 chromosome 5, sPriJap1.hap1, whole genome shotgun sequence genome, one interval contains:
- the LOC139264191 gene encoding zona pellucida sperm-binding protein 4-like encodes LGSVTRDSPFRLHVQCSYKGSQESDLQVKPRVYTLSPPLPATEAGILVLELRIARDGGYRSWYVASDYPILSVLRDPVFVEVRVLNRNDPSLVLVLNACWATPTPEPYSGLRWDLLVGRCPFVGDNYKTLLLPVDAASHLRFPTHHNRFVVSTFAFWDRVSGRALTGEVYFHCSAEVCYPSTQQNCMAPCSPRRRRSADSRPGSLVTAEGPIIFLEDEQRLSAGITQEEKGKGAPSNCVP; translated from the exons ttgggatcggtgacccgggacagccccttcag gctccatgtccagtgcagttacaagggaagccaggagtcggatctgcaggtgaagccccgagtttacaccctttctccaccactgcctgccactgaggccgggatcctggttctggagctgagaatagcgagag atggtggctaccggagctggtacgtggccagtgactacccgatcctgagtgtgctccgggaccccgtgtttgtggaggttcgtgtcctgaaccggaacgatccgtcccttgtgctggtgctcaatgcctgctgggcgacccccacccccgagccgtaTTCGGGGCTCCGATGGGACCTGCTGGTGGGCAG GTGCCCATTTGTGGGCGACAATTACAAAACCCTCCTCCTCCCGGTAGATGCCGCTTCCCATTTGCGGTTCCCAACTCACCATAACCGGTTTGTAGTCAGCACTTTCGCTTTCTGGGACCGAGTTTCGGGCCGGGCTCTGACCGGGGAG gtttacttccactgcagtgctgaggtttgCTACCCATCCACCCAACAGAACTGCATGGCTCCCTGCAGCCCCA GGAGGCGAAGAAGTGCTGATTCCCGGCCTGGGTCCTTGGTGACCGCTGAAGGACCCATCATTTTCCTGGAAGATGAGCAGAGACTGTCTGCAGGGATCACCCAGGAAGAGAAAGGTAAAGGAGCACCCTCCAACTGTGTGCCGTGA